Below is a window of Solanum stenotomum isolate F172 chromosome 7, ASM1918654v1, whole genome shotgun sequence DNA.
ACTAGTATTTCTACATTTTCAGAACCCTGCAGTTTAGTAAAAAGAAAAGTACTGTAAGACCATGTTTAAGTATGACAAATTACGAAAGAGAAATGCTTTATACAAATTGAAGGTCAAACAAAGAGAATAAATTATctaccaataaaaataaatttatacattaTATCCAACTAAAGgatatttatttgataattttgtcTTTGATAGTTTGAGTATTTAGACTTCAGCAAAATGTTCATTTCAAGTACATAATGGTTCAAACATCTAGCCGGAGAAGATTTAAGCACAAATGCATAAATTATAAGCAAATGTATAtcaatataaatgaaaaaagaagaagaagaagtataaTCAAGATAAAGATAATGAAATTTACTGACTTTATTTCCTTGTAGAACATCAATAACTTCTTGAGGGTTGAACAATCTACTCCGTTTTCCAGGGTCTCGAGGTGATTCCATACGAACAATTTCTCTTCCCATATCTCGCACTAGATCATGCATCACCAAATAACGCCAATCCCTTTGGAGCAAGTTCCTTTGGACTAAGGTTGAAATTGCACTTTCAGAATAAAAACCACACGCATTTAATGTTATGGTAACTTCATTCTCATACCAACCATGGAAGGCACATGCGATATCAAGGAAAACACTCTGAGTATTGACATCAAGTCCATCAAAGCTTATCCTGAGAATCTTTTGAATATCACCATGAGGAATTGCTTTTAGTTTTTTGAACTCATATCTCCATTCTTTAACGGATCTCCCTTGCAGATGTGACCCTAATGTCACAAGAGCTAATGGTAGCCCACctgaatattttattatgtcTTGTGCCAGTTCAACATATTCTTGTGGTGGAGAAAAATAGTTAAAAGCATGACAAGAAAAAAGTTGTTGGGCTTCATTATCATTTAAAAGTTTGGCCCGGTATATCTCACTTGTTGTAAGCCCATAAAGCAAATGTTCATCTCGGGTTGTAATAATTATTACACTACCAGAGCCAAACCAACTTCTTTCTCTTGTTAAGGATTCTAATTGGCTTCTATCATCCACGTCATCAAGAACAATTAGAACCTTCTGAGACCCAAGTCTTACTTTGATGAGATTAACACCTTCAGCAACACTACCAACTTCAAATTCCTTAGTTTTGAGAATTTGATTTAGTAGTTTTTCTTGTAACTTGACTAAACCAAATGCTTTAGCTTCTGATCTAACGTCTGAAAGGAAGCAACTACCAACAAATTGTCGAAATACTTGATTGTAGATAGCTTTTGCCAAAGTTGTTTTTCCAATTCCACCAACGCCACATATACCAACCATGCGAACTTCATGCTTACATCCACTTTGCATTAACATCTCTATATGTTTGATAGGAGAATCTAATCCAATTGGGTAATGAGCAACATCTAGAGGTGTCTGGTTAACCTCTTGCCGAACTTGTTTTATAATACTTTCAATAAACTTTGATTCATGCCTACAGTTTTTGCAACAATAAATActtaagtattttaaaatatttgatgaacaaaataaaaaccaaTAGCCAAAAGATAACAGAGTTTATAGAATGGAGATTATCCCTTGTCCCAATCTACAGTTTGATTtaacatgaaatttaagaaatattaaaagaCTTTACAATGTTCCATAATTAACCAATTTATAAGCTTAGGCAAACGCTTTAATTCGAAATTTAATAGTTGAATTAAGAAGTCTTACCCATCAGCAATATTTCTCAAATCCCATCCAGATAAATCTGCTGCTTCAGTAAGTGCAGCTTTCCACTTTTCCATTCTTTCAGCTCCAACCAATCGTTCCTTGTGTTTTTCCAAAGCTTCGTCAAAGGATCCAGTTTGCCTTCGCACTTGAGAAGGATCAACATCATAGAAAATAGGCAAAACTACCTGATTTAACCTCTCTTTGCAATCGAGAATTTTGACAAGTTCGTCAAGACACCAACTAGACGAAGCATAATTTTTCGAGAAAACAACAATGGCAATTCTAGATTGTTCAATTGCTTTGTCAAGTTTGTTTGAAATGACGTCTCCCTTTCTCAATTCCTCATCATCTATGAAAGTATTAACTCCGACTTGACGCAATCGGAAATAAAGATGACCAGTGAAGTTTTTGCGAGTATCTTCACCTCTGAAATTGATAAACACATCATAACATAAgttggaagaagaagatgattctCCTTGAGTATTCATATTTGATGACAATATATTAAAGggatttttaatcaatttttttgtttaattaattaaatagagaTGTGAAGCAGCTCTTTATATACACACAAGTAATTGTTTGTTCTTGGAAATTTAATTTTGGGTCAAGTCATTTACAAGCCCCAAAGAAGGTTAACAGAAATGAAAGGGAAGTTTCCAAGATATTTCATAGACATGtttcgttcacttttatttgttactaGATCTGGGAACGTGCGTTGCATGTTTATCCCAAAATACttcatataaattttgtttgcaaatgacatattttatccCCTTCGACTCTATggtatttactaaaaaaaaaatcatcacttttcaagtaggaactacatatatctttctaaaaaaaaataaaaataaaaataaaaataaaaataaataaatatatatatttgattattaaattcactaaaagtgcataaagtaaaaataactaaCTATCACAAATTTAATATTCAAGTGAGGATACTAAAATACCACATGCTAGGCTAATGTATACAAAGCAACAAACCATGGTAaattatcaataataataacaacacaacaatagaaaatttgtacaataacaacaaacaagaaacataaatattaaactaaacaaataaaaggagaCGAGAGAACAAAGCAtagatattttctctttttttttttgtaattggtTTAAGTGTGTACATTATTGTGCCAAATGTCACTATTAATATGATAGTATTGAGGAACACAAAGAGTTGTCATGAATATGAGATTAATCCATTTGAGATTATGGTGAGAGATAGGAgtaaaaaccataataaataTAATCAGGGATTTACATATATTTACATAATGAAGAATAAGTggtaataaaatttatgtatactaatatgatgatttactatttactatttactatttaattaattaaattgtcacgccccgtgcctacaccttgggcgggaccggcacccggaggccatttctggccccaagcgaacccttggcctggctttcttaactcagcggaaacctcaacagaataactcgaTGCAAtacaatattacaaaacaacttaacttataaaatatggccataaaggcaactcgaatctcaaaatagaatatttgcATATATACAtggataagagactcaaaactaactgactgactgtctgtctatgaagcctctaaaatactgagatggatgttgggacagaccccgcaacatcctaataaaacaaaaactaacacaaaataattgagtcattcggaatgcaaggaggctcaccactgactttggagtgctcagctggatcaacgacgtgcaggatgctgatccggggtacctgaatctgcatcatcaaacgatgcaggccaactagcatcagtacatggaatgtacgagtatgcaagctggaaaactaaacaacaaaggctagaaggaaatctggaagaaactgaatagcttacctggctcaactcaactcaacctgactgacttctttcaatataaggcaatttaaaacaagtgcgatataaagaaagactgtttaaaacatgctataaacNNNNNNNNNNNNNNNNNNNNNNNNNNNNNNNNNNNNNNNNNNNNNNNNNNNNNNNNNNNNNNNNNNNNNNNNNNNNNNNNNNNNNNNNNNNNNNNNNNNNNNNNNNNNNNNNNNNNNNNNNNNNNNNNNNNNNNNNNNNNNNNNNNNNNNNNNNNNNNNNNNNNNNNNNNNNNNNNNNNNNNNNNNNNNNNNNNNNNNNNNNNNNNNNNNNNNNNNNNNNNNNNNNNNNNNNNNNNNNNNNNNNNNNNNNNNNNNNNNNNNNNNNNNNNNNNNNNNNNNNNNNNNNNNNNNNNNNNNNNNNNNNNNNNNNNNNNNNNNNNNNNNNNNNNNNNNNNNNNNNNNNNNNNNNNNNNNNNNNNNNNNNNNNNNNNNNNNNNNNNNNNNNNNNNNNNNNNNNNNNNNNNNNNNNNNNNNNNNNNNNNNNNNNNNNNNNNNNNNNNNNNNNNNNNNNNNNNNNNNNNNNNNNNNNNNNNNNNNNNNNNNNNNNNNNNNNNNNNNNNNNNNNNNNNNNNNNNNNNNNNNNNNNNNNNNNNNNNNNNNNNNNNNNNNNNNNNNNNNNNNNNNNNNNNNNNNNNNNNNNNNNNNNNNNNNNNNNNNNNNNNNNNNNNNNNNNNNNNNNNNNNNNNNNNNNNNNNNNNNNNNNNNNNNNNNNNNNNNNNNNNNNNNNNNNNNNNNNNNNNNNNNNNNNNNNNNNNNNNNNNNNNNNNNNNNNNNNNNNNNNNNNNNNNNNNNNNNNNNNNNNNNNNNNNNNNNNNNNNNNNNNNNNNNNNNNNNNNNNNNNNNNNNNNNNNNNNNNNNNNNNNNNNNNNNNNNNNNNNNNNNNNNNNNNNNNNNNNNNNNNNNNNNNNNNNNNNNNNNNNNNNNNNNNNNNNNNNNNNNNNNNNNNNNNNNNNNNNNNNNNNNNNNNNNNNNNNNNNNNNNNNNNNNNNNNNNNNNNNNNNNNNNNNNNNNNNNNNNNNNNNNNNNNNNNNNNNNNNNNNNNNNNNNNNNNNNNNNNNNNNNNNNNNNNNNNNNNNNNNNNNNNNNNNNNNNNNNNNNNNNNNNNNNNNNNNNNNNNNNNNNNNNNNNNNNNNNNNNNNNNNNNNNNNNNNNNNNNNNNNNNNNNNNNNNNNNNNNNNNNNNNNNNNNNNNNNNNNNNNNNNNNNNNNNNNNNNNNNNNNNNNNNNNNNNNNNNNNNNNNNNNNNNNNNNNNNNNNNNNNNNNNNNNNNNNNNNNNNNNNNNNNNNNNNNNNNNNNNNNNNNNNNNNNNNNNNNNNNNNNNNNNNNNNNNNNNNNNNNNNNNNNNNNNNNNNNNNNNNNNNNNNNNNNNNNNNNNNNNNNNNNNNNNNNNNNNNNNNNNNNNNNNNNNNNNNNNNNNNNNNNNNNNNNNNNNNNNNNNNNNNNNNNNNNNNNNNNNNNNNNNNNNNNNNNNNNNNNNNNNNNNNNNNNNNNNNNNNNNNNNNNNNNNNNNNNNNNNNNNNNNNNNNNNNNNNNNNNNNNNNNNNNNNNNNNNNNNNNNNNNNNNNNNNNNNNNNNNNNNNNNNNNNNNNNNNNNNNNNNNNNNNNNNNNNNNNNNNNNNNNNNNNNNNNNNNNNNNNNNNNNNNNNNNNNNNNNNNNNNNNNNNNNNNNNNNNNNNNNNNNNNNNNNNNNNNNNNNNNNNNNNNNNNNNNNNNNNNNNNNNNNNNNNNNNNNNNNNNNNNNNNNNNNNNNNNNNNNNNNNNNNNNNNNNNNNNNNNNNNNNNNNNNNNNNNNNNNNNNNNNNNNNNNNNNNNNNNNNNNNNNNNNNNNNNNNNNNNNNNNNNNNNNNNNNNNNNNNNNNNNNNNNNNNNN
It encodes the following:
- the LOC125870630 gene encoding disease resistance protein RUN1-like isoform X2, which gives rise to MNTQGESSSSSNLCYDVFINFRGEDTRKNFTGHLYFRLRQVGVNTFIDDEELRKGDVISNKLDKAIEQSRIAIVVFSKNYASSSWCLDELVKILDCKERLNQVVLPIFYDVDPSQVRRQTGSFDEALEKHKERLVGAERMEKWKAALTEAADLSGWDLRNIADGHESKFIESIIKQVRQEVNQTPLDVAHYPIGLDSPIKHIEMLMQSGCKHEVRMVGICGVGGIGKTTLAKAIYNQVFRQFVGSCFLSDVRSEAKAFGLVKLQEKLLNQILKTKEFEVGSVAEGVNLIKVRLGSQKVLIVLDDVDDRSQLESLTRERSWFGSGSVIIITTRDEHLLYGLTTSEIYRAKLLNDNEAQQLFSCHAFNYFSPPQEYVELAQDIIKYSGGLPLALVTLGSHLQGRSVKEWRYEFKKLKAIPHGDIQKILRISFDGLDVNTQSVFLDIACAFHGWYENEVTITLNACGFYSESAISTLVQRNLLQRDWRYLVMHDLVRDMGREIVRMESPRDPGKRSRLFNPQEVIDVLQGNKGSENVEILVIERQALKGVKLSTKAFQKMINLRVLKIDDLHISGDFDLLSKELRWLSWEGCPLKCKPSNFPSEKLVFLNMKGSNIQEFGLNLQYCRNLKNLDLSYCKRLRSTPNFRGSRSLETLRLNNCSSLQKIHPSIGSLDRLTSLSFHGCKKITDLPSSICQLKSLEYLDIRDCLSLQTLPDDIGDMQSLIYLWAFDTGIKQFPRSIEMLINLEELQVGSNYLGANGIFSRRRLHRIESLPIFISELYLTYCDFSEADIPMDIGSLSNLTILDLSGNSFLHLPFDFSELTLLMYLHLSDCENLETLPSVSNLENLIILELLNCEKLVKITGLDKLHSVRKINMLNCTSLQNPFNEGFFSAQALSYPSRKDQKNEVSPFLYLSRVTLLNNDLIVS
- the LOC125870630 gene encoding disease resistance protein RUN1-like isoform X3, which codes for MNTQGESSSSSNLCYDVFINFRGEDTRKNFTGHLYFRLRQVGVNTFIDDEELRKGDVISNKLDKAIEQSRIAIVVFSKNYASSSWCLDELVKILDCKERLNQVVLPIFYDVDPSQVRRQTGSFDEALEKHKERLVGAERMEKWKAALTEAADLSGWDLRNIADGHESKFIESIIKQVRQEVNQTPLDVAHYPIGLDSPIKHIEMLMQSGCKHEVRMVGICGVGGIGKTTLAKAIYNQVFRQFVGSCFLSDVRSEAKAFGLVKLQEKLLNQILKTKEFEVGSVAEGVNLIKVRLGSQKVLIVLDDVDDRSQLESLTRERSWFGSGSVIIITTRDEHLLYGLTTSEIYRAKLLNDNEAQQLFSCHAFNYFSPPQEYVELAQDIIKYSGGLPLALVTLGSHLQGRSVKEWRYEFKKLKAIPHGDIQKILRISFDGLDVNTQSVFLDIACAFHGWYENEVTITLNACGFYSESAISTLVQRNLLQRDWRYLVMHDLVRDMGREIVRMESPRDPGKRSRLFNPQEVIDVLQGNKGSENVEILVIERQALKGVKLSTKAFQKMINLRVLKIDDLHISGDFDLLSKELRWLSWEGCPLKCKPSNFPSEKLVFLNMKGSNIQEFGLNLQPSVKINLESNEIPDWCSNKVTAPSICLTMPTLHNNKFLGMVLWFVCHHCDVDELEQFVVTVAHIKRSGLPWIWHISGSHEVFDISGSHEVSCVYYLSSANDEPFKGLNIKGGEQITVEDGSDGGIAKKIGIHLLYLDQHGNVTSLPGVVDHSYTPSYPQRLSAGHINSNNDNTSNEIPFPTSETTPLKMSFWKMFLRRISRFLTYFLVFVM